A stretch of the Hydra vulgaris chromosome 09, alternate assembly HydraT2T_AEP genome encodes the following:
- the LOC136084648 gene encoding uncharacterized protein LOC136084648 produces the protein MSFFAILILMVSIELFETQGPRFGVRDNDVIDVKTNTKHFDECSNCTDDKSILLIHAGLKKYHNLNLENCNISNSNLSKWCIKRINVMLNKADSICKIYSEECECFKLCYRMK, from the exons ATgagtttttttgcaattttgattttaatggtTTCAATTGAGCTATTTGAAACGCAAG GACCACGCTTCGGAGTAAGAGATAACGACGTAATAGATgtaaaaacaaacacaaaacacTTCGATGAATGTAGCAATTGTACTGATGATAAATCAATTCTTCTTATACATGCTGGACTCAAAAAATATCACAACTTGAACTTAGAAAACTGCAACATTTCCAATAGTAATTTGAGTAAATGG tgtattaaaagaataaatgttATGTTAAACAAAGCAGATTCCATTTGTAAGATTTATTCGGAGGAATGTGAG TGCTTCAAATTATGTTACCGAATGAAATGA